The Leptospira brenneri genomic sequence ACCCACTTCTGCCATCATTGGAGCGGGTCTTGGGGACAACGTGGCTCTGATTACAGATGGAAGGTTTTCCGGGGGAAGCCATGGATTTGTGGTGGGTCATATCACACCAGAAGCGATGGAAGGTGGAGAACTGGCACTGGTTCAAGATGGGGACAAAATCCTCATCGATGCTCGCACCAACAAACTCGAACTCCAAATATCCCCAGAGGAACTAGAAAAACGGAGAGCCGCTTGGAAAAAACCACCATACCGCATCACCACTGGATATCTTTGGAAATACATCCAGATGGTAAAAGATGCAAGTACTGGTTGCCTAACAGATCGTTAGGCGTTCCAGAGAAATTCCTACTTGTTTAAGTAGGAATTTCTTCTTTGCCGTCGGCATGTCTGGCAAATCTTCCTTTACCAACATGGACTGGATCATAAGAATCCCAAGGCCAACCACCAAACTGTGTTTTGCGATAGTCGTCAAAGGCCTGTTGGATCTCTTCTTGTTTGTTCATCACAAAAGGCCCGTACTGAACCACAGGTTCCGCAATGGGTTTTCCTTCCAAAATCAAAATACGACCGGGCTCTGATCCATTTTTCAGTGTAACAGAAATTTCAGATTCTAGATTGTACATATGTTTGCCTGGAACCACAACCTCATCTATGACTAGTCCCTCTCCACGGAAATAATAAAGATTTCTGTTGTTTCCTTTCGCACTTCCAGGGATCACAAAACTAACCTCTGGTTCTAAATCTAAAATATAAATTCCTACTTCGTTTTTAGGATCACCGGCCCAAGAATCTGGGGGAGGATCTAGTGGTTTTTCGCCAAACAACGATCCTGCGACCGTTTTGATTTTTACCTTTTTACCATTGGCATCACTTACGAGTTTTACTGGAATGTCTTCGTTCCAAAACATTTTGAAATGAGGATCGACAAACTTATTTTTTGCAGGTAAGTTGAGCCAAATCTGAAAAAGCTCCAAAGTGTTATCACCCGATTCGTTCACCAAAGGAAACATTTCGGAATGTTGGATTCCGGCACCTGCAGTCATCCATTGTACATCGCCATCTCCATACCTACCGGCAGCACCTTGTGAATCGGCATGGTCAATGAGACCTCTTTGGACTACAGTAACAGTTTCAAATCCGCGATGGGGGTGGCCAGGAAATCCAGGAATGGTTTCCCCGTGGTACATCCTCCATCCATCTTTCCCAGCAAAGTCTTGGCCGATTTGTCTTCCTTGTAAGGAAGCCACTTCCGGGCCAAACTTTCCATTCCCTTTTGGATAAAAGTCCTCGTGGTGAACACAAAACAAAAATGGATCCGATGTAGGCCATTGGAAATCGAGTTTTTGGGCGTATAATATTGATTTGTGTTTCATCTAAAAATCCTGTCTTTGCGATCTCTCTCGCTATTCATAAGACAGGAAAAAAGAATCAAAAGTTTTTCACAATAGAAACATTCACTCCAAAAGCTCCATATTGTTTTGAACTCAGCGAGGAATTGAGGTCTGGAACCGAACTGAGTTCGACAGGTGTTTTGCCAGTTCCTACATTGTATCCGGTCACTTCAGAAACACTGAAGGAGGAAAGTTGGTAGAACCCACCATATTTCACTCCGAGAGTTTCAAAAATTTTCCAAACAAGACCCATTTCGAGAGATACTGTAGCTCCTCCCAGTCCTCGTGCTAAACCTTCTTTTGATTGAAAAACGGTTAAGTCCGATTTTGTGACTGGGGCACTAAAAGTAATTTGGTTATTTGAATTTAATGAACCTGTTGATGAAGTTTCAATTCCGTAAGAGGCAAGTTTGATTTGCCCCGAAAAAACTGTAACATTCCCAATCATATAAAAATTCAACCAGTCAGTCATGGAAGTTGCAAATCCATAATCCATTCCGTAGTTTTTTGTTTTAAATTCCACAGTTCCCGTAGATAACGCATAACCTTCTGTTAGAGTTTGATCTCCTGTTCTTAAAAAAGGAAATTTTAATTGAAAGGATTGGAACGGTCCTTTAGAAGATAACTCTGAATAGGTGAAACTCAATTCACTAGAACTGGAACTTGTTAAATAATTTAAGGGACCAAGACCAATTTTAAATCCAACCTCATCAATTCCCGAACGAATACGGTCATTTAAATAAAGGCCGTTTGTACTAAAGCTAGTTCTTGTATCATTGTATTGTTCTCCCTTAGCGTACACAAATCCTATATAAAAGTCTTCTGTAAACTGGTGAGAGTATTTGATTCGGGGAGAGATGGTTGATCTTGGTCTGGATTCAGAACTTTCTGTAATGATCCCAGGTGGGTTTAGGTTATTTGAAGATCCAGAGTTTACCAAACTAGATGCCACTCGGGATGAGTTTAAGATACTCGAAACAGATTGTGGGCCACCTTCTGAAGGAGTCTGTGCAAATTCACCAGCAAACTCTAATACTTTTAACCCAGAACCAAAAATGGATGATGAATTTTTTGATGTATCGGTGTCATTTCCAGAATTGGTTTTGGCATTCTGAGAAAGAAGAGGAAAGGTGATTACGGTAAGAATGATAAAAAGAAAATTGAAAAACAACTTCATGCAGACCAATCATTTTTTTATAAAACATAGGATCTATAAAAAATTGATTGAGATCAGATTTGTCATTAAAACGAAATTGAATTTAAGAAATCATTGTGACTTGTCCTAATTTAAAAAAGAAAGTAGAACCCTTTTTCGGTTCACTTTCTACCCAAATTGAACCATTATGTTGTTCCAAAAATTCTTTACATAGAATGAGTCCAAGACCCGTTCCAGATTCACCGATAGTACCAAGAGTTGAAGTTTTTTTCTCCAATCGAAACAGATTTTCGATCTGTTCTTTTTGCATTCCCACACCCATATCTTTTACAAAAAAAGTGATTTCCGTCGGATAAATTGGAACGGGAAACTTTTGTTTCGCCTCTACGATAGAATCGGGATTTGTTTTGGATGGATTTAAGACGCCAATGATTACTTCTTGATTCGCCTTACTATACTTAATTGCATTGGAAACTAAATTGCGAACTACAGTTTCAATCATAAAAGGATCGGCAATGATTTCTAAGTTTTCTGGAATTTGGTTGGAAACAGTCACCATTTTTTTATTTGCAGAAAGACTTAAAAGACCAATCACCCGTTGTACTAAATCATAAAAAGGAATCGGAACTGGTTGGAATTGGATGGATCCTGTTTGGGAACGAGCCCAGTCCAAAAGATTTTCTAGTAAGGAGTATACTAAGTCAGAGGATTCTTCCAACATTTTGAGATAAGATTTTCTTTCTGATTCTGTGAAAGAAGAATCTTTCTGACTAAGGATCTTGATAAATTCTTTTTGAGTTCCCAGTGGCCCTCGTAAGTCATGTGCAATAATAGAAAAAAATTTATCCTTGGTAGAATTTAGTTCCGCCAAACGAATAGCGGATTGTTTTAAATGATTTTCTGCAAGTTTTCTTTCCGTGATATTGCGAACGATGGCGCAGTTGTATTGTTTGCCGTCATATTCAACTAAATTGACAGTTACTTCGATCGGAAAGGAAGTCCCATCTTTTCTACGATTTAAAGTTTCAATAGAAAAGGATTTACGATCTAAAATTTCTTGCCAATGAGCATTCCACTTATCGACGGTAAACAAAGGATCAACTTGAAACATTTTCATCGAAAGTAGTTCTTCTTTTGTATAACCATAATTTTTACAAGCAGCATCATTGACAAAAACGTAATTTCCATATTCGTCTGTCCAAAAGATGGCTTCTGAAATTGTATCAATCGAAAATTGAGTGAACTGTAGAGCGTGGATTAAATTGGAATGGTCTGAAGTTCTCGTCTCACTAGTTTGTTTTAAGATTTGGTTTTCTTCTTCCAAACGTTTGAGGTCGGCTAGTAGAACTTCGTATGTCTTGGGTAATAGAGACATGGCTTAATGATAGGATATAATCGATAAAACAAATTGCCAAGAACTAAGTGAGTGTTTACGTTTATTTCATTCAGAATGAATCCGACTTGACCAAAAGTAAATTCCTAGATAGACCTGACTCCCTGAAACGATATGTCATGTCTATTTTGCCAAAAAGGATCTTCTAGTTTTTCGAGGTCAGAGCCTGCGATAGATGAAACAAGAACACCTTCTTTTCCCATAGATGATATTGTAGGAAATTCCCTTAACCCATTCAGAGAAATTTATGAATGTAAGGATTGCCATAGCTTTTGGTGGATCAAAACACGTGGAACAGGAGATCCTAGATCCACCTATCCAGAGTTCTACGAACAAACGGCAGAACGATTTGATGATCAGCGTTCAGAATTGATTCAAAATCCCACAGTGGCAGGGATGATCACTCATAAAGACTCTTCTTTTCCTTATTCTTTTTTTGCAGAGATTCTTGAAATTCTATCAGTAAAGGAAAAAGAAAGTGTAAAGGAATTATATCTAAGAAAAGAACCCAATGTTTCTAATGCAGTGAAACGTTGGTTACGTGACTGGTTTTCTAATCATTATCCATCAGAATTCCAAGAGATTCAAAAAAAAGGAATCCCCGTTTTTTCTAGTGAACTTTTTAGTTTCGACGAAAAAGAAACTGCCCTTGTCTCAGAATTTATATCGATAGACCAATTTGTTTTGATCAGTAATGGAGAAGGGGATGCGTGGAAATTACAAACTTATGATTTAAAAACCAAACAAATTCTTTGGAAAAAAAAGATAAAAAGACCCTTCTTGGAAGGTTTACAAATTCCCATTCTCTTTTATCAAACTGGTTATCTTTGTTTGTATCAGGGTTTTCAAAAAGGATCCGAATATTATTCCAAACTCAATCGGCCAGAGACCTTATGCATCTATGATTTGAAAGGAAATCAGATTTTATCAATTTCTCTTAAATTCCAGTGTTACGAAATTTTATCTACGGAAGAAAGAGATGTTTCTGAAAATCGTATTGTACATAATTTTTGTTTTTCGATTCTATCGGACAAATTGTACATTCCTTACCAATCTAAAATTCAAGTATATGATTTAAAAACAGGTTCTCTATTTAAAACCATTTCCCTTCCTGGATGGGAAATTTTTTCTGGGAAAGCATTTGAAACCGAATCGGAACAACTTGTATTTTTTACTTTAAAAGGAATTGTGGGAATGAATTTAATTGATGAAGTAATTTTTCATTATTCATCACATTATCATCCTGTGTTAATTGATTCCCAGTTTAATTTGTACTATTATTATTCCATTGTTGAATCAGCAAACACTAGTGAAAAAATAGAATTCAAACAAACACATTCTTCTGGAATCAGTTTGCATCGGCAGCTCTCCTCCAAACCTGTAGAATTTCCGGGTGGGATTTATTTACCCTTTTCTTTAGATGAATCTTTTCTTTTAGATTCTAGTTTGCAGATCATTAAAGAGTTTCCCTTTACCTCAACGAACACAATCGGTCCTCACTCTTTTGGGATTGAAAAAAATCCAATCTTAGTTACAGAAGATAGAATCTTTATCACTAACGATTATTCTGGAATGTACATGATCGACTTTTCAGGAAATTTTATCTTTGAAAAACAAATTGATTCAGAAGTCATTTCCCTTTTTACTTTTGATGGAAAACATTCCGTCGTCATTCTGTCCAAACACGATGACTATAGCGAGGATGGCCAAGTGGAATTAATTTTATTTTCTCCAAACGGAAATAGGATTACAGAAATAACTTTGCCGAGTTTTGCTGGATTGTCTGTGAGTTTTAATGGGATTGCCCTTTTTTCAAAGGGTAACCAAATCTTTTCGGTAGATTTATTTGCAACGGACCTTTTGGGATGAAAGGATTTTTTAAATTATATTTTTCTCTGATGATTTTCCTATTTTTAGGAAGCGGGAGAATCTTTGGGGAAGTTTCTGTCATCGAACTAGGAAATATAGAATCAACTCCTGTTTATCTTCCTAGTTCTATCTTGGTTTTGGAAGATCCAAGCAATCATTTAGATTTTGAAACGGTAAGCTCACCTGATTATGAATCAAAATTTTTAAAAGTTCCTTCATCAACCGAAGCATTTAATTTTTCCTATTCAAAATCTACATATTGGCTTCGTGTCCAATTACAAAATTCGAATCCTAAATCCAAAGACATTGTCATTGTTATCGCTTACCCAAGGTTACAAACAATGGATTTGTACTTTCAGAATCAAAATGGGTTAGAAAAATTTAACTCAGGTTATCTTGTTCCTTTGTCAGAACGCCCGTACAAAAGTCGGTTTTTTGTTTTTCCCATTACATTTCCTGAAAATTCCATCGGCCAAATCTATTTAAAGGTAAGTTCACCTAATGCAATCAATCTCCCCATTCAATTGTGGGAAAGAGTAGCTTATGATCGACACGAAATTGATGATCATGTCATCCAGGCAATCTATTTCGGGATTGCATTTGCAATGGTCATCTTCAATTTATTTGTATTTTTTATCTTAAAAGATACCAACTATCTACTGTATGTTTTGTTGGTATTTTCAACGGCTTTATCCATTGCATCGTATAACGGAATCGCATCGGAATATTTATGGAAAAATTCACCATGGTTGGATCAGTATTCGATCAATCTTTTGATTTCTCTAGTGTTGATTTTATTTTTGATTTTTATGCGAAATTTATTAAATACAGATACTTTAGTTCCAAAGTTGGACTTTATATGTAAACTTTTGATTTTTGTTCAAATTGTTTTGCCGATTTTGTATATTTTATCTTTTCATACCTTTATCAAAATGATTGTCATTAGTCATTCATTCACTGCATTTTGGATTTTATTCACTGCGATTATGTGTTCTGTCCAAAAAGAAAGAATCGCATATTTTTTCCTACTGGCATTTGCATTTTTATTTTTTGCTTTGATTGTTTCCACACTTCGAGCTCTGGGCTTCATTCCCACCAATTCGTTTACAATTGACGGCCCACAATTTGGGTCTGCCGCCGAAATGTTGTTACTTGCCTTTGCCCTTGCCGATCGCTACAATACAATTATCAGAGAAAAAGAAACAGCAGAAGCACTTGCAAAGTTTAATTTAGAACAGTCCAATTTAGATTTAGAAGAAAAGGTCAAAGAAAGAACTCACACCTTGAATAAAACTTTAACTGCAATGAAACGAGATCTTTTTGTTGCTAAAAAAATCCAAGAAAATTCTCTCATCACAGATCCAAACCTGATCAAACGATTAAATCTTGTGTATCGTTATCTTCCTGTGTCGGAAGTTGGCGGAGATTTTTTTGATGTTTCCCAGCTGAGTGACTCTAAATTTAGAATTTTAATCGCTGATGCAACTGGTCACGGAGTGCATGCGGCTATGATTACGATGGCCATCAAAGGTTTGTATGATAATATCAAAAACTTTGAACTGAGTCCCTCCAAAGTGATGGAAATTTTTAATGAAGAGTTTATGGATAACTTTGTTTCTCTCAATAGCCTTTTGACTGCGCTGATTGTTGATATCGACTTCAATTCAAAAACGATTCAATTTGCATCGGCCGGTCATCCGGCTGCGGTTCTTATAAAAAAGAACCAAATCCAACTTTTAGAAAAAACCGGCCGAATGATGGGATTGAAAAAACAAATCCATTATGGACAATCGGAACTCGATTGGGAATCGGGAGACCGGCTCTTTTTGTTTACCGATGGTGTTTTCGAAGTCTCTAATTCCCAAGAAGAAGAGTTTGGGGAAGAAAAAGCTTACGATCTTTTCCAATCGACAAGGAATTTGAGTTTAGAGGAAGCAGAGGATCACCTCCTAAAAACACTACAAACTTTCCTAAATGGTCAGGATCGTGAGGACGACCTAACCATTCTCGGAATCGATTTTTAAATTTTTTTCGAAATTAGTTTAATATTAAATAAATATATATCAAATGACTTGATGTTATAGTCTATTTTCCAATAATAAATTAATATTGGAGAACCTTGTGAAATCATTATTTTCAGAAGCGAAGTTAGGAAATCTTTCCCTAAAAAACAAAGTGGTCATGGCACCCATGACCCGTTCCCGTTCCATCGACAATATCCCAGGAGATATCGTCGCAACTTACTACGAACAAAGAGCCGAAGCGGGACTTATCGTTACCGAAGGAACTTCTCCATCTCCGAATGGACTTGGTTATGCGAGAATTCCTGGAATTTACTCCGAAGAACAAACCAAAGCTTGGAAAAAAGTAACCGATAAAGTACATGCCAAAGGAAGCAAAATTTTTGTGCAACTTATGCATACAGGTCGTATTGGGCATGAACTCAATTTACCGAAAGGAGCTAAGGTGCTTGGCCCATCCGCCATTCTTGCTAAAGGACAAATGTGGACCGATGCAGAAGGAATGAAAGACCATCCCACACCACAGGAAATGTCTAAAGCAGAATTAAAATCAACTTTAGAAGAATTTGTGACGGCTT encodes the following:
- a CDS encoding pirin family protein, which produces MKHKSILYAQKLDFQWPTSDPFLFCVHHEDFYPKGNGKFGPEVASLQGRQIGQDFAGKDGWRMYHGETIPGFPGHPHRGFETVTVVQRGLIDHADSQGAAGRYGDGDVQWMTAGAGIQHSEMFPLVNESGDNTLELFQIWLNLPAKNKFVDPHFKMFWNEDIPVKLVSDANGKKVKIKTVAGSLFGEKPLDPPPDSWAGDPKNEVGIYILDLEPEVSFVIPGSAKGNNRNLYYFRGEGLVIDEVVVPGKHMYNLESEISVTLKNGSEPGRILILEGKPIAEPVVQYGPFVMNKQEEIQQAFDDYRKTQFGGWPWDSYDPVHVGKGRFARHADGKEEIPT
- a CDS encoding PAS domain-containing sensor histidine kinase, translating into MSLLPKTYEVLLADLKRLEEENQILKQTSETRTSDHSNLIHALQFTQFSIDTISEAIFWTDEYGNYVFVNDAACKNYGYTKEELLSMKMFQVDPLFTVDKWNAHWQEILDRKSFSIETLNRRKDGTSFPIEVTVNLVEYDGKQYNCAIVRNITERKLAENHLKQSAIRLAELNSTKDKFFSIIAHDLRGPLGTQKEFIKILSQKDSSFTESERKSYLKMLEESSDLVYSLLENLLDWARSQTGSIQFQPVPIPFYDLVQRVIGLLSLSANKKMVTVSNQIPENLEIIADPFMIETVVRNLVSNAIKYSKANQEVIIGVLNPSKTNPDSIVEAKQKFPVPIYPTEITFFVKDMGVGMQKEQIENLFRLEKKTSTLGTIGESGTGLGLILCKEFLEQHNGSIWVESEPKKGSTFFFKLGQVTMIS
- a CDS encoding SpoIIE family protein phosphatase gives rise to the protein MIFLFLGSGRIFGEVSVIELGNIESTPVYLPSSILVLEDPSNHLDFETVSSPDYESKFLKVPSSTEAFNFSYSKSTYWLRVQLQNSNPKSKDIVIVIAYPRLQTMDLYFQNQNGLEKFNSGYLVPLSERPYKSRFFVFPITFPENSIGQIYLKVSSPNAINLPIQLWERVAYDRHEIDDHVIQAIYFGIAFAMVIFNLFVFFILKDTNYLLYVLLVFSTALSIASYNGIASEYLWKNSPWLDQYSINLLISLVLILFLIFMRNLLNTDTLVPKLDFICKLLIFVQIVLPILYILSFHTFIKMIVISHSFTAFWILFTAIMCSVQKERIAYFFLLAFAFLFFALIVSTLRALGFIPTNSFTIDGPQFGSAAEMLLLAFALADRYNTIIREKETAEALAKFNLEQSNLDLEEKVKERTHTLNKTLTAMKRDLFVAKKIQENSLITDPNLIKRLNLVYRYLPVSEVGGDFFDVSQLSDSKFRILIADATGHGVHAAMITMAIKGLYDNIKNFELSPSKVMEIFNEEFMDNFVSLNSLLTALIVDIDFNSKTIQFASAGHPAAVLIKKNQIQLLEKTGRMMGLKKQIHYGQSELDWESGDRLFLFTDGVFEVSNSQEEEFGEEKAYDLFQSTRNLSLEEAEDHLLKTLQTFLNGQDREDDLTILGIDF